The genomic DNA GATATTTTTAGCCAAGGTACCCATCGCTCAAGGAAGTATGCCAGGCGAAAAAAAATGTTAAATAGATCAAAGGGTTCCAAACATAAAAAAGAAAAAAATCTATAAAAAGAGTGCCTGAGAAAAATCAGGGTGATGCCTTTAGGAGAAACCCCCATGTTGGGGTGGATCTGACGATCCACCCCAACATGGTGAAGAGGGTACCTTAGCCCATGGGCCAGAGGGAAGCCAGATATTTGGCGTTGATGAAGAAGTAGATGACAAAGCTGACCAGGAAGACCAGGGCCAGGACGAAGGTACCAGGGGCACCGTGGTCGCCGCTACCGTGGGTTTCCACCGGAGTCCGCTCCAGGAGGTCGGGCTTTTCAACAGTGTAGCTGGAGGTGTTCAGAGGCATGCCGAAGCTTTGCAGCAGACCAGCGTTGGGATCCAGCTTTTTACCGAAGACCAGGGAGCCCACTGCGATGAGGCAGAAAGCGCCGCCGCCAACCGCAGCCAGGATACCGCCGATGCCGGAGAGACCCATCATGGTGATGGCGGTTCCAGCAAACTCAAACTGCAGAGCTGCATCGGCAAAGCTTACATCCCAGTGCCGCCGGGGAAGACCCAGGGTACCTGCACCCAGCATGAAGAGAATCAGACCGAGCATGCCAGCAGTGAAAATGTAGGGCTGCCATTTGGCCAGACCAGGCAGGATCAGCTGACGACGGAAGAGCACCGGAATCAGGAAGTAGGTGATCGCCATGAAGGCCAGGGTGGTACCCACCGCAACCGTCGCATGGAAGTGACCCGGTACAAAGATGGTGTTGTGGATGATCAGGTTGATCTGCTCAGTCCCCATCACCACACCGGTGATGCCGCCAATGAAGCCGAAGACGATCAGGGAGAGGAACATGCCCGAAAAGACAGGGTTTTCCCAAGGGGCTTTGCGCAACCATTCAAACATGCCGTTGGTGTAGCCCTTCTTCCGTTGAGCCACCTCAATGGAGCCAGGAACCGTGAGGCCGTGGATCATGGAGGCGAGCACCGCCAGATACATGGCGTAGGAAGTGTTGAAAATCTTCCAGGTGGAGCTGACGCCCGGGTCAACCAGGAGATGGTGAGCCGAAGCGAGTTGCAGGAAGAGAATGTACAGCAGAAAGGCGGTACGGCTGACCTTCTCGGACATGGGCTTGGCGCCGAAAACGATGGCGGCAATGGCATACCAGACAGCCACGTGAGCTGACACGTTGATCTGCTGGGAAGAGTGGCCCAGAGCCCACCAGATGGTGCGATAGATCAGCGGATCAATGTTGGGAATGAGACCTATGGACCAGAGGAAGGTGGGAATCAGAATCACCGCGCCATGGAGAATGGTCATAATGGCGATGATGCAAGCCACCAGTGCGCCGAAAACCACCAGAGGAACCGATCCCTCATAGGTGTTTTCCCGCTTGGCGATCATCAGCGTCGCCAAGAAGATAAAACAGCCGATCAGTGCGCCCACGGCAAAGAGAATCAGACCCAGGTAGAAGATGGGTTCTGCCGGCATGGGCACGTAGGAGGTGAACATCACACTGGAGTTGCCCCGGAAAAAGGCGGCCGTGGTCAGGATCGACCCGCCCAGCATGAGAAGGAACCCCAACCAGCCGAAGCCGGGAGATGCCGGTCTCACCCTGAGAAGGGTGGTCGAGGCAAAATAGAGGACCGCAATCTCAAAAAAGATGATCCAGAATATGAGAATGTTGGTACCGTGAATCGACAGGGCCAGATAGAAGGT from Magnetococcales bacterium includes the following:
- a CDS encoding cbb3-type cytochrome c oxidase subunit I, which gives rise to MANMFRKCPDSGLFFHRSAESLMKAHAVMGVVFLLMGGIFGLLVMLTRMPTVHLLDAETFYLALSIHGTNILIFWIIFFEIAVLYFASTTLLRVRPASPGFGWLGFLLMLGGSILTTAAFFRGNSSVMFTSYVPMPAEPIFYLGLILFAVGALIGCFIFLATLMIAKRENTYEGSVPLVVFGALVACIIAIMTILHGAVILIPTFLWSIGLIPNIDPLIYRTIWWALGHSSQQINVSAHVAVWYAIAAIVFGAKPMSEKVSRTAFLLYILFLQLASAHHLLVDPGVSSTWKIFNTSYAMYLAVLASMIHGLTVPGSIEVAQRKKGYTNGMFEWLRKAPWENPVFSGMFLSLIVFGFIGGITGVVMGTEQINLIIHNTIFVPGHFHATVAVGTTLAFMAITYFLIPVLFRRQLILPGLAKWQPYIFTAGMLGLILFMLGAGTLGLPRRHWDVSFADAALQFEFAGTAITMMGLSGIGGILAAVGGGAFCLIAVGSLVFGKKLDPNAGLLQSFGMPLNTSSYTVEKPDLLERTPVETHGSGDHGAPGTFVLALVFLVSFVIYFFINAKYLASLWPMG